From Bdellovibrio sp. KM01:
GTGGTGTGATCTTGTCATTGCCGCTTTTGATTTTGCTGACACCATGGCTAGACAAAAAACTTTTGTCAAAATTCACATCCGCGGAAAATGTCGAGATGCGCTGGTTTCATCACCTGTCTCGTCGCGAAAAGCTGGTGATGGTTTCGTTGCTGGCGATCAGTTTGGGTATCAGCTTTAAACTTCCGATCTCTCAATCCTGGTACGCCTACGGCATCGTGGTTCTGTTCTGCGCAAGCTGGTACGGATTAAAAACGGCGATCTTTGTAAACACCTGGGTATCATTTTTAGCTTTGGCCATGCCGATTCTGATGGGTAATCCCTGGCCCCAGGACTTTTCAGCGGTACAAACTCCCGCCACACTTTTAACTTTGTGCTTTTCCGCACTAATGGCCGGTGCCGCAGTTTCAGGACTAACGGATAAAATCGATCGCCTGCGCTATACAGAGCAAGAACTAAAAAGCGCAAAAGAACAGGCCGAGGAAGCTTCCCGTGCGAAATCAGAATTCCTGGCTCGTATGAGTCACGAAATTCGCACTCCGTTAAATTCCGTTTTAGGAATGTTGGAACTTTTGAAAGAGACCAATCTTTCAAAGGACCAGGAACGCTATCTGACTTTGTTCAGTCATGCAGGTGAAAACCTAAAAGCCCTGATCAATGACCTTTTAGACTTTTCAAAAATTGAAGCCAAAGCCCTCTCGATTGAAAACATCACTTACAACCTACACAGCACCGTGCGCTCGGTGTTTGAAATTCTGCAAATCAAAGCCGAAGAAAAGGGACTTAATTTTCAACTGCATATCGATGAAAAAGTTCCGCTTTATCAAAAAGGCGATCCCACTCGCCTGCGCCAAGTTCTATTCAATCTGATTGGAAATGCTTTGAAATTCACCGAAGAAGGTGAAGTCGACATTGCCGTGCAGATTGAAAATGAAAACACCGCCAAACCTGAACTCGTGCTCGAGATCCGCGATACCGGCATCGGTATTCCCAGAGAAAAACAAAGCAGTCTTTTCTCTCCGTTTTTTCAAGCGGAAGCCACCACAACCCGGCGCTATGGCGGCACGGGACTAGGGCTGGTCATCTCCAAAAATCTGGTGGAAATCATGGGCGGCACACTGGAGCTTCGTAGTCTGGCAGGCCGGGGCACCACATTCCGAATCGTTCTGCCTCACCGACCAGAAGAGGTCAGTACAGCAGAAGTAAAACCAGCACCCCTTATAAATTGGGCCGAACAGTTTGCGGGAAGGACATTCTCATTACTATTAGTAGATGACTCTCAAGACAACCGCCTGCTTTTGACTCACTATTTGAAAAATCAGCCATTCAAATTCACCGAGGCCGTAAATGGCAAAGAAGCCGTCGAGAAATTTAAAGAAGGTAAATACGATCTGGTCTTTATGGATATGCAGATGCCGATCATGTCGGGCTATAAAGCCACGGAAATGATTCGCCACTATGAACGAGAGAACCGCAAGGGTCACACACCGATCGTAGCCCTCACCGCGACGGCAGTCCTTGAAGACCTTCAACGCGCGATCGTGGCTGGTTGTGATATGTATATGGTAAAGCCTGTGAAAAAGTCAGAGATCCTGACGACGCTTTCTCACATCCTGACGACGAAAGAACCCACTAAAGAAGCCCCCAAAGTTCCCGAAACGGGGGCTGACTCTGCCCCGGCCCCTAAGGACAGACCGTCTGAACCGCCGTCCTTAAATATTTGAACTTTCAAATCGCGGCGCACGCGCTTCTTATCTTGAAGCTCCTGATAGAAGGACTTTTCTTCCTCGAGACTGGGAAATTCACAAAGAATTCTAAAATCAGAATCAATCGGTCGCAGGTATTCAATCACACCTTTTGCAATCACGATATTTTCTGTTTCGATTTTATAGTATTTCAATCCCGCTAAAACCAAAGCATAGGCACTCATGACACCCGTCGCATAAAGGCTGCCACCAAAAGCCGTCCCTTTGTGATTCAGGTTTTTTTGCAGGTCGACTTTTAAAACAGCACGATGGGAATTTAACGTTTCAACGGTAATTCCCAGGTGCTCATACAGCTTGATATTGTCAGACAGGATTTGAATCAGATCTTGAGAGTCTATTTCCATTGCTCATAGCCTCCGGCAAAATTCACACTTTGACGGAAACCTGATTCACGAAGCGCATACGTCACGGCACCAGAACGAACACCGTGATTGCTGATCACCATAACAATTTTGTCTTTGGTGATGCCTTTGGATTCTAATTTTTTCTCGATATCTTTCTTCACGGAATTGTCTTCGTTAAAAAACTCTTTCCATTCAAGCTGCACGACGGGAGCTTTGACGGTTTTATACTTCGTCAAATTATTGATTCCATACTCTGCCGCTGCACGCACATCCAAGATCACGACTTTGTTTTTCGCATCGTTAAAGTTCATGCCAAACAAAGAACTGACCGGCAGGTCCATGGCTTTTTTATGTTTCTTTTTCCCCGTCATTTTTAAAGGAGAAAGCTGCTGAGTCGCATAGGCCTTGAAATTACGAGCATCGATGAACAAAGACTCATCAACCACTGGCTTCCAGATGGATTTATTTTTAACCAAAGGCTCATCACCTTTAGGATTTGTCGCGCGGGCGACCGTATGAAGAGCCGTGTGAACATTCTTAACGCCCAGAACATTCAAAGTCCAAGCGATACGCCCCTCTTCACCATTCCCCAAAGAACCTTTACCCAAAATCACAACTTTGGAATCAGGATCAATACCAATCAAAGAAAGTCTGCGTGCAATCGCAAACAGATCATCCTGCAAAACGCCACGGGAATTCGGATCCTGAGAAGAGAAGTCCTCCCAGCGAACATTGATCGCTCCCGGCACATGAGAAAGGTTAAACTCAAACGGAGCTCTGACATCAAGAATGACAGGACTACCTTCCATAAGTTTTTCAGGAGCACCCACAACACCTTGTTCAGACGTAACTTTGGTAGGTTTCGTTTGGCAGCCAACAAAGGCCAGAAGAAGAAACAAAGCACCAAAAACATTTCTCATAAGTACTCCCCAAAAAAGACTCACTTCAAGTGGTCATCAAGGTACCAGATGCAAGGCGCGAGGAGGAAGGCGTACTCCCTGTACGCCGACGACGAGCAACGCCGTCAGCTGGTGCCTTGAGGGCCGCTTCCCCTATTTTACTTAGTTATCCTCATGGTAGGAAAGAATATAATATCACGGATCGAAGGACGATCTGTCAGGATCATCACGATACGCTCAATTCCGAGACCCACGCCACCTGTTGGTGGCATACCCGCATCGATAGCCAACAAGAAATCTTCATCCATTGGATGGGCTTCTTCGTCGTTACCGCGGTTTGCCTCTTGTTCTTTCAAACGTGCCAATTGATCTTCTGGATCGTTCAACTCGGAATAAGAGTTCCCGATTTCCATGCAAGCTGCAAATGGCTCGAAACGCTCTACCAGACGGTCATCACCTCTGTGAATTTTCGTCAATGGAGAGATTTCTTTTGGATGATCCATAACAAATGTTGGCTGGAACAAGTGTTGTTCTGCAGTGAGCTCGAACAACTCCATGATCATTTCGCCGCGTTTACCTGGAGCATCCAAGTCACCGCCCATTTTGTTAACGGCATCGAACAACTCTTGGTCCGTTGCTTTATCTGGATCGATTTTCGCGTATTCACGAACACCATCATGAACAGTCAAACGTCTCCAAGGAGGCGTGAAATCGATTTCTTTACCTTGGTAAGAAACCTTCATGCTGCCCGTGATTTTCAAAGCCAACTGAGAAACAAGTTCCTCGAATTGGTTCATTTGATAGTTGTAGTCCGTGTACGCTTCATAGAACTCTAGCAAAGAGAACTCAGGATTGTGAGTTCTGTCGATACCTTCATTACGGAAGTTTTTAGAGATTTCGTAAACTTTTTCGAAGCCGCCCACCAAAAGACGTTTCAAGTAAAGCTCAGGGGAAATTCTCATGTACAACTTCATATCCAAAGCTTTGTGGTGAGTTGTGAACGGAGTCGCCGCGGCACCACCATAGATAGGCTGAAGTGTGGGAGTTTCCACTTCCATGAAACCACGAGAATCCAAGAATCTGCGGATTTCAGAGATGATTTTAGAACGAGTTTCGAAAACTTTACGAGAATCCGCATCCGTCATCAGATCCAAATGTCTGTGACGGTATTTGATTTCGATATCTTGCACGCCATGGAATTTCTCGGGCAATGGTTCGATAGACTTCGTCAAAATTTCGAAGTGTTTTAGGTAAATGGAGAATTCGCCTTTTTGCGATTTGAAAACGTAACCTTCAACACCCACGATGTCGCCCAGGTCCACAAGTTCAAATGCGGCTTTTTCTTTTTCTGCCAATTCTTCGGTTTTTACGTAAACCTGAACTGTTCCAGACTGATCTTGAACGTTAAAGAAGCAGGCCTTACCCATCGCACGCAAAGTCATCAAACGACCTGCGATACGGTAAACTGATTCAGGCTTCTTCTCGCCCGCCTGCAATCCCGCTGCGTGTTTTTCAACGATCTCTGCGATCGCTGTTTTATTCTCGAAAGAATAAGGATAAGGATTAATGCCCTTCTCGCGAAGGGCGTGCAATTTTTTACGTTTCTCCGCGCGCAGCGGATTTTCTTGAATCGACATAGTTACCAGATACCTAATTTATGACTAAAGTTTTTTACCAGCGAAGGCTTCCATAACACCATGAAGAAGAGCGATAGACTCTTTCTTAGGACGTTGGAAAGCATTACGGCCCATGATCGAACCAAAGCCGCCGCCTTGACCCATTTCTTGAACTTCTTTCAGAAGCTCTTCAGTGCCTTTCGCTTCGCCACCAGAGAAGATCACGATGCGTTTGCCATTGAAGCAAGATTGAACAACGTGACGGATACGATCAGCCATTGTTGTTACTTTGATACCTTGTTCAGCGTAAACTTTTGCAGCCGCTGCTTGCTCGATGTGAGCTGTTGGCGGTTTAACTTTGATGATGTGTGCGCCCAATTGAGCTGCGATGTGAGCAGCATAAGCGATCACGTCGATAGCTTGTTCACCTTCTTTAGAAAGTTGCTCACCACGAGGGTAAGACCAGATCACAACCACAAGGCCCGCTTGTTTTGCAAGACGAGATGCTTCTGCAATTTCTTCGTACATTTGCTTACGTTCAGCAGAACCTGGGTAAACTGTGAAACCGATACCCACACAACCCAGTCTCAAAGCATCGTCAATGTAAGACGTCACTGCAGAGATCGGAGCTTTGCTGCCGTAAAGTGATTCAGAGTTATTGATTTTCAAGATCAATGGGATTTCGCCAGCGTAGTCACGAGCGATCGCTTCGATGAAACCCAGTGGAGCCGCGTAAGCGTTGCAACCAGATTCAATCGCAAGTTCTACGTGGTAATTAGGATCGTAGCCATCTGGATTTTTCGCAAATGAACGTGCTGGACCGTGCTCAAAACCTTGATCCACAGGCAAGATAACCATCTTACCAGTACCCGCCAATTTACCGTGATTCATAATGCGAGCCAGGTTCGTCAAAACGCCTGGGTTGTCAGCTCCGTACCAGTTCAAAATCTCTCTAACTCTTGGTGTCATGTGTACTCCAGAAAATGATGGAAAATGTGAATATCCAGTTAATTAGCGGGCTCAACGTTAGTGAACTTTCTAGGGATAATCAAGCGTGGACATCATAGCGAGCAACGCAGCAATTTCCTTTCCAAAGCGGATTCTGTGGTATACTGTGGGCATCGATTTTTCCCTCGAGGTAAAGATGAGCACACAAACGCAAGCACAAAAGGTTTCTTTCGAAGCAACACCAAATCCGGCAACTATGAAGTTCCATTTGCATACGAAAGTAGCAGATGAAGGTTTTGATTGTCCTTCTGCGCAAGAAGCCGACCGCTCTCCTTTAGCCTCTAAAATCTTTGGCTTCCCTTGGACAAGCTCGGTTTATGTGGGAACTGATTTCATCACTGTGACCAAGCAAGACTGGGTTGATTGGGAACTATTGGCCCACCCATTAAGTAGCTTGATTCAGGAACATATGGACAGCAAAGAACCTGTGGTCGTGCAAATCGTGCAACACACAGATGTTGATGATCCCAACGACTCCCCCATGGTGCGCAATATTAAATCTGTCTTAAACCGCGAAATTCGTCCTGTTGTAGCTCTCGATGGCGGTGACATTGTTTTCAATAAGTACGAGAACAACAAACTTTACATCCACATGCGTGGTGCGTGTGCGGGCTGCCCTTCTTCTCAAGCAACGCTTAAAGACGGTATCGAAGTTCGCATGAAAGAATTGTTCCCGGAAATCCATGAAGTTCTTGCGATCTGAGACCGTACACGAGTCTAAACTTTTATTAAAACTTGCCGGCCCTATCATCGTTGGACAGCTTGGTCAGAACTTGATCCAGCTGGCTGACACATTGATGGTCGGTCACTTGGGGCCGGTGGCCCTGGGCGCTTCTGCTTTTGCGAGCAGTGTTTTTATCGTATTTTTGATTTTCGGATTAGGAATGCTCGCCCCGATCACGGCGATGTTTGCCCATGCTCAAGGTCAGGAGGACCATCCTCGCGGCGGAGTTCTTCTGGGTCACAGTTTGATTGTGGCTTTAGGTATTGGCGTTATTATAACCGCAATCCTTTTAGGGTTGCTCCCCCACTTGCACATTTTTGGACAACGACCTGAAGTCTTAGCCGAGGGCTCTGCGTTCTATAAAGTTATCACGTGGTCGATTGTGCCGTCTTTAATTTATCAAGCCTACAAACAGTTCACCGATGGACTGGGCCGCACCAAAGTTGCGATGTACGTCATGCTGGGTGGTGTTTTGATTAACGTCGCCGGAAATTATCTTTTGATCAACGGTTATCACGGATTTCCAAAATTGGGTCTGGTGGGTGCTGCGTGGGCGTCCTTGGGTGCGCGTGTTTTGATGATGATAGCGATGATTGGTTATGTGCATCTTCATCCGCAATTCAAAAAACATCTGACACTCCCGTGGATTCACTCTTACGATCAACAGATTTTAAAAAACATCATTCGCCTGGGAATTCCCAATGGCTTCACTTTCTTTTTCGAAGTGGGAGCGTTTGCTTCGTGCGCTGTGATGATGGGTTGGTTTGGTGCGATTCCTTTGGCTGCTCACCAAATTGCTTTAAGCCTGGCGAGTACAAGCTTCATGGTAACTTTGGGTATCGGCATTGCCTCCAGCATTCGCGTGGGCTTTGAACTGGGCCGAGGCGATTATAAACTGGCTCGCCATGCAGGCTTTACGGCCATTATTTTGGGTGGCTCTTATATGAGTCTTTGCGGATTGGGCTTTTTGGTTTTCAGACATTGGTTCCCGACATTTTACGTGAATGACCCTGATGTGATCGCTTGGGCGGCGCAATTCTTTGTTGTGGTCGCACTGTTTGAAATCTTTGATGGCGTACAGGCGGTGGCCATTGGCGCTCTTCGTGGCATGAGCGATACGCAGTGGCCCAGTGTGATTGCGTTCTTTGCATACTGGATTATGGGCCTGCCCGGAGGCTATTTATTGGCTTTCCACCTGGGCGTAGGTCCCATCGGAATATGGATAGGACTTTTGATAGGCCTCATATTTGCGTCGATCCTACTTACGTATCGCTTTCATCGTCTCAGTAAGAGATTCATTGCTTAGTAGTACTTCAGTAAGTATTGGATTATTCCGATATTTCTAGTAGATGCAAAAAAATATTGTTGGGTATTTGTTTACCCTGTTCAGCTTGTTTTTACTTATGGGATGTTCTGATGCAGATCCCAAGGTTTCATTTTTGCGTCCGATGGACACTTTTGAATTTAAACCAACAAATTCAGTTGTTACCTCAACACTTACGACAATTTCACTGAAAGCTGAATGTTCTCGCTTTATCAACAACGTCGACCTTTCGTTCGATGGCGGCACGACGTGGTTTAATTCCTCGACGTATGATGCGTCTTACGTGATTTGTTCGACAGATGGCGAATACAAAATCACTCTTTCAAACAGCAAACCGCCGATGAGCACGATGACGATCAATAACGGCGACAGCTTCACCGTGAAGTTTCGCGCAACATCCCGGTCGGGAAATCAAATCGTGAAGGATGTGAACATCCGCTTTGTGCCTCCTGCGCAAATCAAACAAGCCATCTTGGCGGGGGCAAGTGTTCAGACAGCTACCGGCCTAGTTTTACGAGGCAGAATCCTTTCGCACAAACAAGACACCGCTTCCGGTGGTGGCTACAAAATCTGGGGAAGGGTTGCTGAATGAAAAAGATCCTTTCTATTTCAGCACTGCTGACTTTGTTGGTAAATACGGCCTTTGCCGTGTCGCCAGGGTCTTTGCTGACTTACGAAGGACTTTTGACCGACTCCACTGGCACCCCCATCACGACCACTCAAACTGTGGGTTTTCAAATCCTTTACGGGGCTTGTGTGATGTATTCAGAAACACAATCCGTGGTCCCAGGATCCGCCGGTGAGTTTTCCGTGATTGTGGGAACAGGGACTCGCACAGATACAACGAACAACACTGCAGACCGCATCTTTGCTTCGGCAGGAAGTGTGAATTGTAATGGCTCTTCTGCTGCGACGATGACGGGATTTACGACTCGCGCTTTACGAATCACTGTGAACGGTGTGGATTTGACTCCTGATGTGCAAATCGGAAATATCCCCGTTGCGATCAACTCGCAAAAACTGGCTGATAAAGGGGCTTCTGAATTCCTACAAGTCAACTCCAGCCAAACGACGACTCAGGCGAATCTGGAAAGTATTCTTTCCCGTTATACGACTTTGAATAGTTTGATATCAGCTTATGCTGGCAACACACTGACTGCACAATCTGCACAGACAGCTGTGAATTTCACCGGCGCATTGGCGGGAGATGTTTCTGGTACGCAAACCGCGACTTCGGTTGATAAAATCAAAGGTGTTACTGTCGACACAACGGGCCTCGCATCCGGTAAAATTTTAAAATATGACGGCAGCAAGTGGGCTGTGGCAGATGATAGCACGGGTACTTCACCTGGCGATGCAACTTACAGCACTAAAGGTCTCGTGCAACCGATGACTGATGCTGCGACTTCGGGTCTTCTGATTTCTTCCGGTGTCATCAAAGTCAATTATGGTACGGCTGCAAATCAGATTGTGAAACTTGATGCCAGTGCAAAACTTCCAGCGGTGGATGGTTCACAACTGACAGGCATCCTCCCGTCCGGCGCTACAGCTGGTCAGGTTCTTACTTCAAGCGGATCGACTCTGTCTTGGACGACTCCTTCGACTACGGATACAACGAAACTTCCACTTGCAGGTGGAACGATGTCTGGTGCCATTAGTATGGGTGGCAACAACATTACTAATATCGGTTTCATTACGATGAACACTGGCGGCCAGTTTCACCTTTCTAATAACTCTGTCGACCCTTCTCTTTCGACTGCCGACAAGGGTAAAGTTTGGTTCAACTCTACCAGCAATCAAATCAAATACTGGGACGGTTCTGCGACACAAACTGTGGGTGTTGCGGGTGCGGGACTTACAAGTTTGAATGGTCAATCAGGTTCCTCACAATCTTTTGGAACACCGACAACAGCAGGAACGAGTTTGTCCTGGTCTTCCTCTTCTAATAGCCACGTTTTAAATATTCCGATGGCCTCTGGAGCTGGCGTTACCGCTGGTTTAATTAGCAAAACTGATTACGATGCTTTCAACGCGAAACAAGCTGCCGGAAATTACATTTCATCATTAACGGGAGATGTAACTGCCACGGGCCCGGGTTCTGCTGCCGTAACTTTGGCAAACAGTGTAGTAACAAGCGCTAAAATTGCAGATGGCACTATCGTTGGCACCGATATGAACTTTACCGGTATGGTAAACGCCACGGCCGGCATCGTGATCCAAGATTCCACGGGCAAATTCGCCAGCTTTGCTTGCTCGACAGCGGGCCATGTTCCGACTTGGACAGTGACCGGCTGGATTTGCTCGGCACTGGATCCCGCGAACTTGTCTGCGGTGGTTCCAATCACTAAAGGTGGTACGGGAGCTTCCACTGCGAGTGCTGCCTTCGCTGCCCTATCTCCGATGACAGCTAAGGGTGATTTGATTTCTCACTCAGGCTCTGCGCCTTCAGTGTTGAGTGTGGGTACTACGGGCCAGATTCTGACTGCTGATTCTGCACAAACAACGGGTTTAAGATGGGCCACTCCAAATTACTTTGCAAATGGTGGTAATACATTCGGCGCTGATGCAACGTTAGGTCTTACAGATGGCTATGGTCTTAACATTAAGACAAACAGCGCCACCCGCCTGCATATCAATGCCGCGGGTAACGTGGGAATTGGCTCCACCGCGAACACGAACGTCCCATTGACATTGTCTTCTGCTCTTGCGGGAGGCACGACTTTGCATATAGTTAATACAAATTCTTCAAGAAACTATTCATTGAACACTGGAAGTTTATCTTCAACTTATGGTGCGAGTGTATTTGCTTTAAACGATGAGACCGCTGGAAAAACACGCTTCTTGATCGATACAAATGGTGCTGCGTCTTTAGGTGGAACGATCACAAATATGGTCGCGGCTGCGGGCCCAGGTGTTCTTACACTAAATGGACCCGGAACAACTACTTCCGACACTGGCGTACTCGAAATGAACAATAATATTGCCACAGTAGCTGCGGGCACTTCCGGTGGTAAAGTCACATTTAATGCTTACAACAATTTAGGCTCGAAGAACCTGGCAAGCATTCAGGTCCTTACCGATGGCTCCGGCGGTGCCAACGGTTATGGCGGTCGTATTATGTTTACGACCAAAGCAGATAACTCCACGTCTCAGGGAATTAACTTCATTATGACGTCGACGGGCAATGTCGGAATCGGCACAGGCGTTCCAGCCTATCGCCTTGATGTCAGTGGTGATGCAAACTTATCAACAGGATCCGTCTACAGAATCGCTGGAACTCAGATTTGTACTATTTCTGGCTGTACTTCTTCCTCTGACAGACGATTAAAAGAGAACATTCAGCCTCTGCAAAATTCTCTCGAAAATATTTTGAAGCTTGATGCAGTTTCTTATAATTACATCGACACGGCCCGTTTCGGTGACAAACACCAAGTCGGTCTGATCGCTCAAGATGTTGAAAAGATCTATCCCGAAGTCGTCGTCACGGATGAAAAGACCGGCATGAAAGCTGTGGCTTACGATCACTTAGTGGCTCCTCTGATCGAAGCAGTGAAATCACTCTATTATAAAGTCACGGCTTCTGAAGAAAAAATCACAGAGCACGAACGTCGCCTTGCTTCGGTTGAGGAACAAAAGACTTTGGATCGCGCTGAGATTGAAAAACTTAAAGTTGAGAACGAAGCGCTTAGGAAACAAAACGAGAACTTACAAAAAGATCTCAATTTGATAAAATCCAAGCTCGGTCTGTAAAATAATATTGATCTTTGACTCCAAAACATTCCGCTGTTTGTCTCACTATAGTATTAACAATTCGCAAAGCTTTTTTATCGTTCTATTCGTGGTAACATTTATTTATTCACGTAAGAGGTACGTAAAAATGAAAAAAACTGCTGCTTTGCTTGTAGCTTCTTTAGCATGCTCCCCTGCTTACGCCATTTCACTTGGCGACATTCTCAAATCCATTTTTAGCGCCCCTGTAAAACAGGAAAGCCGTACGCCGGCTAGTTCAGGATCGAACTCTACTGCTAAATCCGAACAACAAAGCCTGGAAGAGTTACGTAAGACATTAGGCTTATTAAAAAAGATCAGCTGTACCTATCATGGTAACAACTATGGGGTGGATCCTAATGCGGTCTTTGAATTCCCGGATAATCCAGATCAAACAGTCTGTGATCCTTTATCTGGTACAGCTTCAGAATCCCGCACCAGCGGTCTGGCCGCGAAACTATATATTCGCAGTGAAGAGATGAAAACCGTCAATGGTGTGATGGATTACTATAGTAAAGGGATCCGTTTGGATCAGAATCTTTACTTTGCTTCGATCAATGTTCCAACTCGCATGTTCACGAAAGGTTTCACGACTGAAGGTGGCGCGACACTGGTTGACGGTTCAGGTAATAAATTGATCGAAAACTTCGCGGTGGAGTACAATTCCATCCTTAAATTAGGTGCTGACGATAAAGAAGGTGAATACGAATTAGGTATCATCTCTGACGACGGTGCCCGCGTGTTCTTTAAAGAAAATGATCAATGGAAAGAATTGATTAACAATGACGGTAACCATCCTTCCCGCTTTGGTTGCACATTCAGAACTCTGACAATGAAAAAAGACACCGAAGTACCAATCAAGGTTCTTTACTATCAAGGTCCTCGTTATCACATCTCGAATGTGTTGATGTGGAAATACCATAAGGACGTAAAAGCCTTCCAGAAGTCCTACAAAGACAACTGGGTATGTGGTCAACGTGGCAATGAGCTTTTCTATTCGCCTAAAACTGAAAAACCGACAGCGGTTACGAAGTGGCTGGAACACACAGGTTGGAAAGTTATTGCTAACGCCAACTTTAAAATGCCAGAGCAAAAAACCAACCCTTGCGTAGAGGAAAAACTGCAGATTACTGACCTGATCGCAACGTCTGTTGAAGCTCCACGCGCAACGATTGTTTGGAAAACAAATATCAAATCAACAAGCCAATTGAAGATTTCAAATTTCTTCACGGGTGAGGTTATTTACACTGAGTTAAACTCAGAGCTGGTAACAAACCATGAAGTTCAATTGGACGGTCTGGTTCGCGGCATCTACTATTTGATCAACGCAATCTCTGTGGATGAAAAAGGCAATCAAGTGATCAGCTCTCCGGATTACTTGATCACTCCGTAATCGAATCCTAAATAACAAAATGAAAAGGGCAGGTTTACCACCTGCCCTTTTTTATCTTACTGTGACCAGATTTCTTTGAATTGCCTGCTCGATTTGGGTTTTGTTGATCGGTTTGGTCAGATACTCCGCAAAGCC
This genomic window contains:
- a CDS encoding tail fiber domain-containing protein, translated to MKKILSISALLTLLVNTAFAVSPGSLLTYEGLLTDSTGTPITTTQTVGFQILYGACVMYSETQSVVPGSAGEFSVIVGTGTRTDTTNNTADRIFASAGSVNCNGSSAATMTGFTTRALRITVNGVDLTPDVQIGNIPVAINSQKLADKGASEFLQVNSSQTTTQANLESILSRYTTLNSLISAYAGNTLTAQSAQTAVNFTGALAGDVSGTQTATSVDKIKGVTVDTTGLASGKILKYDGSKWAVADDSTGTSPGDATYSTKGLVQPMTDAATSGLLISSGVIKVNYGTAANQIVKLDASAKLPAVDGSQLTGILPSGATAGQVLTSSGSTLSWTTPSTTDTTKLPLAGGTMSGAISMGGNNITNIGFITMNTGGQFHLSNNSVDPSLSTADKGKVWFNSTSNQIKYWDGSATQTVGVAGAGLTSLNGQSGSSQSFGTPTTAGTSLSWSSSSNSHVLNIPMASGAGVTAGLISKTDYDAFNAKQAAGNYISSLTGDVTATGPGSAAVTLANSVVTSAKIADGTIVGTDMNFTGMVNATAGIVIQDSTGKFASFACSTAGHVPTWTVTGWICSALDPANLSAVVPITKGGTGASTASAAFAALSPMTAKGDLISHSGSAPSVLSVGTTGQILTADSAQTTGLRWATPNYFANGGNTFGADATLGLTDGYGLNIKTNSATRLHINAAGNVGIGSTANTNVPLTLSSALAGGTTLHIVNTNSSRNYSLNTGSLSSTYGASVFALNDETAGKTRFLIDTNGAASLGGTITNMVAAAGPGVLTLNGPGTTTSDTGVLEMNNNIATVAAGTSGGKVTFNAYNNLGSKNLASIQVLTDGSGGANGYGGRIMFTTKADNSTSQGINFIMTSTGNVGIGTGVPAYRLDVSGDANLSTGSVYRIAGTQICTISGCTSSSDRRLKENIQPLQNSLENILKLDAVSYNYIDTARFGDKHQVGLIAQDVEKIYPEVVVTDEKTGMKAVAYDHLVAPLIEAVKSLYYKVTASEEKITEHERRLASVEEQKTLDRAEIEKLKVENEALRKQNENLQKDLNLIKSKLGL
- a CDS encoding PA14 domain-containing protein; translation: MKKTAALLVASLACSPAYAISLGDILKSIFSAPVKQESRTPASSGSNSTAKSEQQSLEELRKTLGLLKKISCTYHGNNYGVDPNAVFEFPDNPDQTVCDPLSGTASESRTSGLAAKLYIRSEEMKTVNGVMDYYSKGIRLDQNLYFASINVPTRMFTKGFTTEGGATLVDGSGNKLIENFAVEYNSILKLGADDKEGEYELGIISDDGARVFFKENDQWKELINNDGNHPSRFGCTFRTLTMKKDTEVPIKVLYYQGPRYHISNVLMWKYHKDVKAFQKSYKDNWVCGQRGNELFYSPKTEKPTAVTKWLEHTGWKVIANANFKMPEQKTNPCVEEKLQITDLIATSVEAPRATIVWKTNIKSTSQLKISNFFTGEVIYTELNSELVTNHEVQLDGLVRGIYYLINAISVDEKGNQVISSPDYLITP